A section of the Streptomyces xinghaiensis S187 genome encodes:
- a CDS encoding SURF1 family protein — translation MYRFLLTRQWVILTLVALLLIPVMVELGFWQLHRHENRVAHNRLIERNLEARPAPVTELTSPGHVVPKDDYWRSVTATGSFDTRNEVVIRQRTAPDGDRIGYFVLTPLLLGDGRAVLVNRGWIETGTDLTAFPEIPAPPAGEVTVTGRLMGDETTEASGIKDKRGLPDRQFMLINSVQQAERLDREVLGGYIELVEPAAASPRPLDEPDHDGIGVNMAYAVQWWIFAAGVPVGWVILLRRELADRRRAETAGDEEHDAPVPVPS, via the coding sequence GTGTACCGCTTCCTGTTGACCCGGCAGTGGGTGATCCTCACCCTCGTGGCGCTGCTCCTCATCCCCGTGATGGTCGAGCTGGGATTCTGGCAGCTCCACCGCCATGAGAACCGGGTCGCGCACAACCGGCTGATCGAGCGGAACCTCGAAGCCCGCCCCGCGCCCGTGACCGAGCTGACCTCGCCGGGCCATGTGGTGCCGAAGGACGACTACTGGCGGAGCGTGACGGCCACCGGTTCCTTCGACACCCGGAACGAGGTCGTGATCCGCCAGCGGACCGCCCCGGACGGCGACCGCATCGGCTACTTCGTGCTGACCCCGCTGCTCCTCGGCGACGGCCGCGCCGTCCTGGTCAACCGCGGCTGGATCGAAACGGGTACGGACCTCACCGCCTTCCCCGAGATCCCGGCCCCGCCCGCCGGGGAGGTCACCGTCACCGGCCGCCTCATGGGCGACGAGACCACCGAGGCCAGCGGCATCAAGGACAAGCGGGGACTGCCCGACCGGCAGTTCATGCTGATCAACAGCGTCCAGCAGGCCGAGCGGCTGGACCGGGAGGTGCTGGGCGGCTACATCGAGCTGGTGGAGCCGGCCGCCGCGAGCCCCCGGCCCCTCGACGAGCCCGACCACGACGGCATCGGCGTCAACATGGCCTATGCCGTGCAGTGGTGGATCTTCGCCGCCGGGGTCCCCGTCGGCTGGGTGATCCTCCTGCGCCGCGAGCTCGCCGACCGGCGCCGCGCGGAGACCGCCGGTGACGAGGAGCACGACGCCCCCGTGCCCGTCCCGTCCTGA
- a CDS encoding DEDDh family exonuclease has product MLEDRTAAPPLIGRQAVPTPPAAWPPAYPQGYAVVDVETTGLARDDRIVSAAVYRLDARGEVEDHWYTLVNPERDPGPVWIHGLTSDVLEGAPLFPEIAQELASRLDGRVLVAHNAMFDWSMLAREYARAGGAAPVRQRLCTIALAKELRLPLPNHKLESLAAHYGVEQRHAHHALDDARVLAEAFRPSLHLAAGSGVDLPLHTCRPLTEWQDSPSPSAGARSAYRPASWRPSRRRPPCPYPNPGRYEPGGRLIQGMRVAFSGDTSVDRELLEDRATEAGLHVATSVSRLTSLLVTNDPESATSKAVRARSVGTPVVDEAAFMQLLGDVAPQDAAPQSGE; this is encoded by the coding sequence ATGCTCGAAGACCGCACGGCAGCCCCGCCCCTCATCGGGCGGCAGGCCGTTCCGACGCCCCCGGCCGCCTGGCCCCCGGCGTATCCGCAGGGCTATGCCGTGGTGGACGTCGAGACCACCGGTCTCGCCCGGGACGACCGCATCGTGTCGGCCGCCGTCTACCGGCTCGACGCGCGGGGCGAGGTGGAGGACCACTGGTACACCCTGGTCAACCCGGAGCGCGACCCCGGACCGGTGTGGATCCACGGTCTGACGAGCGACGTCCTCGAAGGCGCCCCGCTCTTCCCGGAGATCGCCCAGGAGCTCGCCTCGCGGCTCGACGGCCGGGTGCTCGTCGCGCACAACGCCATGTTCGACTGGTCGATGCTGGCCCGGGAGTACGCCCGTGCGGGCGGCGCCGCCCCGGTGCGTCAGCGGCTGTGCACCATCGCGCTGGCCAAGGAGCTGCGGCTGCCGCTGCCGAACCACAAACTGGAGTCGCTCGCCGCGCACTACGGCGTCGAACAGCGCCACGCCCACCACGCCCTGGACGACGCCCGGGTGCTCGCCGAGGCGTTCCGGCCCAGCCTGCACCTGGCGGCGGGCAGCGGTGTGGACCTGCCGCTGCACACCTGCCGGCCGCTCACCGAGTGGCAGGACAGCCCCTCCCCGTCCGCGGGGGCGCGCAGCGCGTACCGTCCGGCGAGCTGGCGGCCCAGCCGCAGGCGCCCGCCCTGCCCGTATCCGAATCCGGGCCGGTACGAGCCGGGCGGGCGGCTCATACAGGGGATGCGGGTCGCCTTCTCCGGTGACACCTCCGTGGACCGCGAGCTGCTGGAGGACCGGGCCACCGAGGCCGGCCTGCATGTCGCGACGAGCGTCTCCCGGCTCACCAGCCTGCTGGTGACCAACGACCCGGAGTCGGCCACCTCCAAGGCCGTCCGGGCCCGGTCCGTCGGCACCCCCGTGGTCGACGAGGCCGCGTTCATGCAGCTGCTGGGCGACGTCGCCCCACAGGACGCCGCCCCGCAATCAGGTGAATGA
- a CDS encoding sterol desaturase family protein, whose amino-acid sequence MPNLPDVVLWSIPAFVLLTVVEAVSYRLHPDEDSAGYETKDAATSIGMGLGSLVFDLLWKIPIVAIYTAVYELTPLRVPTVWWTVLLLVVAQDFFYYWSHRGHHVIRILWACHVVHHSSRKFNLSTALRQPWTSLTSWPFYLPMIACGVHPAVLAFLSSVSLVYQFWIHTERIGKLPRPLEFVLNTPSHHRVHHASQGSYLDRNFGGILIVWDRLFGSFAAEVERPVYGLTKNISTYNPLRVATHEYVAIARDLRAARSWRERAGRVLRGPGWQPEPEPAAVAVPAAVPAAAPGAVPAGE is encoded by the coding sequence ATGCCAAACCTTCCCGACGTCGTGCTGTGGTCGATCCCCGCCTTCGTGCTGCTCACCGTCGTGGAGGCGGTGAGCTACCGGCTGCACCCCGACGAGGACTCCGCCGGTTACGAGACCAAGGACGCCGCCACCAGCATCGGTATGGGCCTCGGCAGTCTGGTGTTCGACCTGCTGTGGAAGATCCCGATTGTCGCGATCTACACGGCCGTCTACGAGCTGACGCCGCTGCGGGTGCCCACCGTGTGGTGGACGGTGCTGCTCCTGGTGGTCGCCCAGGACTTCTTCTACTACTGGTCCCACCGCGGCCACCACGTGATCCGCATCCTCTGGGCCTGTCACGTGGTGCACCACTCCAGCCGGAAGTTCAACCTCTCCACGGCGCTGCGCCAGCCCTGGACGAGCCTCACCTCCTGGCCGTTCTACCTGCCGATGATCGCCTGCGGTGTGCACCCGGCGGTGCTGGCCTTCCTCTCCTCCGTCAGCCTCGTCTACCAGTTCTGGATCCACACCGAGCGGATCGGCAAGCTGCCCCGGCCGCTGGAGTTCGTCCTCAACACGCCCTCCCACCACCGGGTGCACCACGCCTCGCAGGGCAGCTACCTGGACCGCAACTTCGGCGGGATCCTCATCGTCTGGGACCGGCTGTTCGGCTCCTTCGCGGCCGAGGTGGAGCGTCCCGTCTACGGGCTGACGAAGAACATCAGCACCTACAACCCGCTGCGGGTGGCCACCCACGAGTACGTGGCCATCGCCCGGGACCTGCGCGCCGCCCGGAGCTGGCGCGAGCGCGCCGGGCGGGTGCTGCGCGGGCCCGGCTGGCAGCCGGAGCCGGAGCCGGCGGCCGTCGCGGTACCGGCCGCGGTACCGGCCGCCGCACCCGGTGCCGTACCGGCCGGGGAGTAG
- a CDS encoding S8 family peptidase yields MTPLSARSRRAVAIPAGMALAAALAVLPGSASAAPADGGAETTARTAAEGESLSYVVNVRPGKGTSARVGKAIARAGGTVVQAYDKIGVIVVHAPDPGFAERIRGVKGVQSAGATRTAPLPSAATTDVGAPQELTPSQMKAAEAKAEEDEDPLQPLQWDLPAIKADRAHEVSLGSDKVTVAVIDTGVDDTHPDLAPNFDREASVNCVAGKPDTSDGAWRPGEGESPHGTHVAGEIAAAKNGVGVTGVAPGVKVSGIKVSTVDGWFYTEAVVCGFMWAAEHGVEVTNNSYYVDPWMFNCTDDPDQKALVEALTRATRYAERKGAVNVAAAGNSNFDLASDSIIDNSSPNDSTPVERDIDPSVCPDIPTQLPGVVTVSSTGAKGLKSSFSNYGKGVIDIAAPGGDSTAYQPPEAPATSGLILGPLPGDRYGYMAGTSMASPHVAGVAALIKSTHPWAPPAVVKALLKAQADRKSCDDPYDINGDGEADAVCEGGRYGNGFYGAGLTDALDAVKR; encoded by the coding sequence ATGACGCCGCTATCCGCACGGTCGCGCCGTGCCGTGGCCATACCGGCGGGCATGGCCCTGGCCGCCGCACTCGCCGTGCTGCCCGGGTCGGCCAGCGCCGCCCCGGCCGACGGCGGCGCGGAGACCACCGCGCGGACCGCCGCGGAAGGCGAGTCCCTGAGCTATGTCGTCAACGTCCGCCCGGGCAAGGGCACGAGCGCGAGGGTCGGGAAGGCGATCGCCAGGGCCGGCGGTACGGTCGTCCAGGCGTACGACAAGATCGGCGTGATCGTCGTCCACGCCCCGGACCCCGGCTTCGCCGAGAGGATCCGCGGTGTGAAGGGCGTCCAGTCGGCCGGTGCCACCCGCACCGCGCCGCTTCCCTCGGCCGCCACCACCGACGTGGGCGCCCCGCAGGAGCTGACGCCGAGCCAGATGAAGGCCGCGGAGGCCAAGGCGGAGGAGGACGAGGACCCGCTGCAGCCGCTCCAGTGGGACCTGCCCGCCATCAAGGCGGACCGGGCCCACGAGGTCTCGCTCGGCAGCGACAAGGTGACCGTCGCGGTGATCGACACCGGCGTGGACGACACCCACCCGGACCTGGCGCCCAACTTCGACCGCGAGGCCTCCGTCAACTGCGTGGCCGGCAAGCCGGACACCAGCGACGGCGCCTGGCGCCCGGGCGAGGGCGAGAGCCCGCACGGGACGCACGTCGCGGGGGAGATCGCCGCCGCGAAGAACGGCGTCGGCGTCACCGGCGTCGCCCCGGGCGTCAAGGTCTCCGGCATCAAGGTGTCGACCGTGGACGGCTGGTTCTACACGGAGGCCGTCGTCTGCGGCTTCATGTGGGCGGCCGAACACGGCGTCGAGGTGACCAACAACAGCTACTACGTCGACCCGTGGATGTTCAACTGCACGGACGACCCCGACCAGAAGGCGCTGGTGGAGGCGCTGACCCGGGCGACCCGCTACGCGGAGCGCAAGGGCGCGGTCAACGTCGCCGCGGCCGGCAACTCCAACTTCGACCTGGCGTCGGACTCGATCATCGACAACTCCAGCCCGAACGACTCCACCCCGGTCGAGCGCGACATCGACCCGAGCGTGTGCCCGGACATCCCGACCCAGCTCCCCGGCGTGGTGACCGTCTCCTCGACCGGCGCCAAGGGCCTCAAGTCCTCGTTCTCCAACTACGGCAAGGGGGTCATCGACATCGCGGCACCGGGCGGTGACAGCACCGCCTACCAGCCGCCGGAGGCGCCGGCGACCAGCGGGCTGATCCTCGGCCCGCTGCCGGGCGACCGCTACGGCTACATGGCCGGTACGTCCATGGCCTCCCCGCATGTCGCGGGTGTCGCCGCGCTGATCAAGAGCACCCACCCGTGGGCGCCGCCGGCGGTGGTCAAGGCCCTGCTCAAGGCCCAGGCCGACCGGAAGTCCTGCGACGACCCGTACGACATCAACGGCGACGGCGAGGCGGACGCGGTCTGCGAGGGCGGCCGGTACGGCAACGGCTTCTACGGAGCCGGGCTCACCGACGCCCTGGACGCGGTGAAGCGCTGA
- a CDS encoding S8 family serine peptidase — MVHLRSRRSRALALPLGLALAASVGILPGAASASPHETPAKTAAAEGPLLSYVVNTAPGRRAVARVERAVTRAGGTVVTSHDRIGVIVAHASDPEFGAALRAVEGVHSAGATRTAPLRSAATTEVGRPEKVGEPAAALRRAAAAEGEEPLESLQWDIPAIKADRAAEVNPGSRKVTVAVIDTGVDDTHPDLAPNFSRRQSANCVGGVPDTSPGAWRPYTSGDYHGTHVAGSIAAARNDVGVAGVAPNVRVSSIKVSEPDTSLFFAEAVVCAFVFAADRGVEVTNNSYYVDPWLFACADQPDQKAIREAVGRAAAYAQRKGAVNVASAGNSNMDLAADSLTDDSSPNDTTPVEREIDPAECWDIPAQLPGVVTVAATGVQSLKSYYSNYGLGQIDVAAPGGDKYQVPGLPAKDGRILSTMPDGDYAYLQGTSMAGPHVAGVAALAMSARPDASPQEVQWLLKAGADNPGCPSEPYDPDGDGKINAECEGTEHINSFYGFGIVDALDAVKK, encoded by the coding sequence ATGGTTCATCTCCGCTCCAGACGCTCACGCGCCCTCGCCCTGCCCCTCGGGCTCGCGCTGGCCGCGTCTGTCGGAATCCTGCCCGGTGCCGCTTCCGCCTCGCCGCACGAGACACCGGCGAAGACGGCGGCCGCGGAGGGCCCGCTGCTCTCGTACGTGGTGAACACCGCCCCCGGCCGGCGTGCGGTCGCCCGGGTGGAGCGGGCCGTCACCCGGGCCGGCGGCACGGTCGTCACCAGCCACGACCGGATCGGCGTGATCGTCGCCCATGCGTCCGACCCGGAGTTCGGCGCCGCTCTGCGCGCCGTCGAGGGCGTCCACTCGGCCGGTGCCACCCGCACCGCGCCGCTGAGGTCCGCCGCCACCACCGAGGTCGGCCGGCCCGAGAAGGTCGGCGAGCCCGCCGCCGCGCTGCGCCGCGCGGCCGCGGCCGAGGGCGAGGAGCCGCTGGAGTCCCTGCAGTGGGACATCCCCGCCATCAAGGCGGACCGCGCGGCCGAGGTCAACCCGGGCAGCCGCAAGGTGACCGTCGCGGTGATCGACACCGGCGTGGACGACACCCACCCGGACCTGGCGCCCAACTTCTCCCGCCGCCAGTCGGCGAACTGCGTCGGCGGCGTCCCGGACACCAGCCCCGGTGCCTGGCGTCCGTACACCTCCGGGGACTACCACGGCACACACGTCGCCGGCTCGATCGCGGCGGCCCGCAACGACGTCGGTGTCGCCGGCGTGGCGCCGAACGTCCGGGTCTCCTCGATCAAGGTGAGCGAGCCCGACACCAGCCTGTTCTTCGCCGAGGCGGTGGTCTGCGCGTTCGTCTTCGCCGCCGACCGCGGTGTCGAGGTCACCAACAACAGTTACTACGTGGACCCGTGGCTCTTCGCCTGTGCGGACCAGCCGGACCAGAAGGCCATCCGCGAGGCGGTCGGCCGTGCGGCGGCGTACGCCCAGCGCAAGGGCGCGGTGAACGTGGCCTCGGCGGGCAATTCGAACATGGACCTCGCCGCGGACTCCCTCACCGACGACTCCAGCCCGAACGACACCACCCCGGTCGAGCGGGAGATCGACCCGGCCGAGTGCTGGGACATCCCCGCCCAGTTGCCGGGTGTCGTCACCGTCGCGGCGACCGGCGTCCAGTCCCTCAAGTCGTACTACTCCAACTACGGCCTCGGCCAGATCGACGTCGCGGCCCCGGGCGGCGACAAGTACCAGGTGCCCGGACTGCCCGCGAAGGACGGCCGGATCCTCTCCACCATGCCGGACGGCGACTACGCCTACCTGCAGGGCACGTCGATGGCCGGCCCGCACGTCGCCGGGGTCGCCGCGCTGGCGATGAGCGCGCGTCCGGACGCGAGCCCGCAGGAGGTGCAGTGGCTGCTCAAGGCCGGTGCCGACAACCCGGGTTGCCCGTCGGAGCCGTACGATCCCGACGGTGACGGCAAGATCAACGCCGAGTGCGAGGGCACCGAACACATCAACAGTTTCTACGGCTTCGGCATCGTCGACGCCCTGGACGCGGTAAAGAAGTGA
- a CDS encoding DUF485 domain-containing protein, translated as MDTASPPPQGNDYTQRTALGAVAYREAQESAEFAELRHAHRSFAFPLTIAFITWYFLYVLLSSYAGGFMGTKLLGNINVAFVLGVAQFVSTFLIAWWYSRHAEAKLDPKADAIKARLEGQA; from the coding sequence GTGGACACCGCATCGCCCCCGCCCCAGGGGAACGACTACACGCAGAGAACGGCGCTCGGCGCCGTGGCGTACCGCGAGGCGCAGGAGAGTGCCGAATTCGCTGAACTGCGCCACGCACACCGCTCCTTCGCGTTCCCGCTGACCATTGCCTTCATCACCTGGTACTTCCTGTACGTGCTGCTGTCCAGCTACGCGGGCGGTTTCATGGGCACCAAGCTCCTCGGGAACATCAACGTCGCCTTCGTCCTGGGCGTGGCGCAGTTCGTGAGCACCTTCCTCATCGCCTGGTGGTACTCCCGCCACGCCGAGGCGAAGCTCGACCCCAAGGCTGACGCGATCAAGGCCCGTCTGGAGGGTCAGGCATGA
- a CDS encoding solute symporter family protein, translating to MSNLSLDTATVLAAGDASEHRVLIISLFVAFVLATLGITIWAGRQTKDATDFYAGGRSFTGFQNGLAISGDYMSAASFLGIAGAIALFGYDGFLYSIGFLVAWLIALLLVAEPLRNSGRFTMGDVLAFRMRQRPVRTAAGVSTIVVSIFYLLAQMAGAGALVALLLGISSEAGKISIVILVGIVMILYVAIGGMKGTTWVQMIKAVLLIAGTLLITALVMFKFNWNISSLLGAAAENSGKGAAFLEPGLKYGVDSMTKIDFISLGLALVLGTAGLPHILIRFYTVPTARVARKSVNWAIGIIGGFYLMTIALGFGAAALLKQETIIESNAAGNTAAPLLAQEIGGGAGSAGGAILLAVISAVAFATILAVVAGLTLASSSSFAHDLYVNVIRKGNASEKEEVRAARWSTVGIGGAAIFLGVFARDLNVAFLVALAFAVAASANLPTILYSLFWKRFTTQGALWSIYGGLASSVLLVLFSPVVSGKESSMFSGVDFQWFPLSNPGLISIPLGFLLGWVGTLLSKEQPNIDKYAELEVRSLTGTHAH from the coding sequence ATGAGCAATCTCTCCCTCGACACGGCCACGGTGCTGGCAGCCGGTGACGCCAGTGAGCACCGCGTTCTGATCATCAGTCTCTTCGTGGCCTTCGTTCTCGCCACCCTCGGCATCACCATCTGGGCCGGCCGGCAGACGAAGGACGCCACCGACTTCTACGCCGGCGGCCGCTCCTTCACCGGTTTCCAGAACGGTCTGGCGATCTCCGGCGACTACATGTCGGCGGCGTCCTTCCTGGGCATCGCGGGCGCCATCGCCCTCTTCGGGTACGACGGCTTCCTTTACTCCATCGGCTTCCTCGTCGCCTGGCTGATCGCGCTGCTGCTCGTCGCCGAGCCGCTCCGCAACTCCGGCCGGTTCACCATGGGTGACGTGCTCGCCTTCCGTATGCGGCAGCGCCCGGTCCGCACCGCGGCCGGTGTCTCCACCATCGTGGTCTCCATCTTCTACCTGCTCGCCCAGATGGCCGGCGCGGGCGCCCTGGTGGCGCTCCTCCTCGGCATCAGCTCCGAGGCCGGCAAGATCTCGATCGTGATCCTGGTCGGCATCGTGATGATCCTCTATGTCGCCATCGGCGGCATGAAGGGCACCACCTGGGTCCAGATGATCAAGGCGGTGCTGCTGATCGCGGGTACGCTCCTGATCACGGCGCTGGTCATGTTCAAGTTCAACTGGAACATCTCCTCGCTGCTCGGCGCCGCGGCGGAGAACAGCGGCAAGGGCGCGGCCTTCCTGGAGCCCGGCCTCAAGTACGGCGTCGACTCGATGACGAAGATCGACTTCATCTCGCTCGGTCTCGCCCTCGTGCTCGGCACCGCCGGTCTCCCGCACATCCTGATCCGCTTCTACACGGTGCCGACCGCCCGGGTCGCGCGGAAGTCCGTGAACTGGGCCATCGGCATCATCGGCGGCTTCTACCTGATGACCATCGCCCTGGGCTTCGGTGCCGCGGCGCTGCTCAAGCAGGAAACGATCATAGAGTCGAACGCGGCGGGCAACACGGCGGCACCCCTCCTCGCGCAGGAGATCGGTGGCGGCGCGGGCTCCGCGGGCGGCGCGATCCTGCTCGCGGTCATCTCCGCGGTCGCCTTCGCCACCATCCTCGCGGTGGTCGCCGGCCTGACCCTGGCGTCCTCGTCGTCCTTCGCGCACGACCTGTACGTCAACGTCATCCGCAAGGGCAACGCCTCCGAGAAGGAGGAGGTCCGCGCGGCCCGCTGGTCCACCGTCGGCATCGGCGGCGCGGCCATCTTCCTCGGTGTGTTCGCCCGCGACCTGAACGTGGCCTTCCTGGTCGCGCTCGCCTTCGCGGTCGCCGCCTCGGCCAACCTCCCCACCATCCTCTACAGCCTCTTCTGGAAGCGCTTCACCACCCAGGGCGCGCTGTGGTCGATCTACGGTGGTCTGGCGTCCTCGGTGCTGCTGGTGCTCTTCTCGCCGGTCGTGTCGGGCAAGGAGAGCTCGATGTTCTCCGGTGTCGACTTCCAGTGGTTCCCGCTGTCGAACCCCGGTCTGATCTCCATCCCGCTGGGCTTCCTGCTCGGCTGGGTCGGCACCCTGCTCTCCAAGGAGCAGCCGAACATCGACAAGTACGCGGAGCTGGAGGTGCGTTCCCTCACCGGTACGCACGCCCACTGA
- the moaA gene encoding GTP 3',8-cyclase MoaA: MLIDTFGRVATDLRVSLTDRCNLRCTYCMPEEGLQWLAKPDLLTDDEIVRLIGIAVTELGVEEVRFTGGEPLLRPGLAGIVERCAALEPRPRMSLTTNGIGLERTAGALRDAGLDRVNVSLDTLRPEVFRTLTRRDRHRDVLRGLEAARAAGLDPVKVNTVLMPGLNDDEAPDLLAWAVEHGYELRFIEQMPLDAQHGWTREGMITAGEILASLRTRFHLTAEGEDERGSAPAERWLVDGGPARVGVIASVTRPFCRACDRTRLTADGQVRTCLFAREESDLRGALRSGAPDEEIARLWRTAMWGKKAGSGLDDPSFLQPQRPMSAIGG, from the coding sequence ATGCTCATCGACACCTTCGGACGGGTCGCCACCGACCTGCGCGTGTCCCTCACCGACCGCTGCAATCTCCGCTGCACCTACTGCATGCCCGAAGAGGGCCTCCAGTGGCTGGCCAAGCCGGACCTGCTCACGGACGACGAGATCGTCCGGCTGATCGGCATCGCCGTCACCGAACTCGGGGTCGAGGAGGTCCGCTTCACCGGCGGCGAGCCGCTGCTCCGTCCCGGGCTGGCCGGCATCGTCGAGCGCTGCGCCGCCCTGGAGCCCCGCCCCAGGATGTCCCTCACGACCAACGGCATCGGGCTGGAACGCACCGCCGGTGCCCTGCGCGACGCCGGCCTCGACCGGGTCAACGTCTCCCTCGACACCCTGCGGCCCGAGGTCTTCCGCACCCTGACCCGCCGCGACCGTCACCGGGACGTCCTCCGGGGCCTGGAGGCCGCCCGCGCCGCCGGCCTCGACCCCGTCAAGGTCAACACCGTCCTGATGCCGGGTCTCAACGACGACGAGGCGCCCGACCTGCTCGCCTGGGCCGTCGAACACGGCTACGAACTGCGCTTCATCGAGCAGATGCCGCTCGACGCCCAGCACGGCTGGACCCGGGAGGGCATGATCACCGCCGGCGAGATCCTGGCGAGCCTCCGCACCCGTTTCCACCTCACCGCCGAGGGCGAGGACGAGCGCGGCTCCGCGCCCGCCGAGCGCTGGCTGGTGGACGGCGGCCCCGCCCGCGTGGGCGTCATCGCCTCCGTGACCCGCCCCTTCTGCCGGGCCTGCGACCGCACCCGGCTCACCGCCGACGGCCAGGTGCGCACCTGCCTCTTCGCCCGCGAGGAGTCGGATCTGCGCGGCGCGCTGCGCTCCGGGGCACCGGACGAGGAGATCGCCCGGCTGTGGCGCACGGCGATGTGGGGCAAGAAGGCCGGTTCCGGGCTGGACGATCCGTCCTTCCTCCAGCCGCAGCGCCCGATGTCAGCGATCGGCGGCTGA
- a CDS encoding DUF3099 domain-containing protein, whose product MRKKKETQVFRITGARQGLADDVRGRQRRYVISMSVRTVSVVLAAVLWNVERHVAVVALVLGVLLPYIAVVIANGGRENAVALPSAYLTEPARPVLEGRPVDGRPEPGPESGAEAAGAREDGEPGGGNGAEGPRDGR is encoded by the coding sequence ATGCGGAAGAAGAAGGAGACGCAGGTCTTCCGGATCACCGGGGCCCGGCAGGGGCTGGCCGACGACGTGCGGGGGCGGCAGCGGCGCTATGTGATCTCGATGTCGGTGCGCACGGTCTCGGTGGTGCTCGCCGCGGTCCTCTGGAATGTGGAACGGCATGTCGCGGTGGTCGCGCTCGTCCTGGGCGTGCTGTTGCCGTACATCGCCGTGGTGATCGCCAACGGGGGGCGGGAGAACGCCGTCGCCCTGCCGTCCGCGTATCTGACGGAACCGGCCCGGCCGGTGCTGGAGGGCAGGCCGGTGGACGGCCGCCCGGAACCCGGGCCGGAATCCGGCGCGGAGGCGGCCGGTGCCCGGGAGGACGGGGAACCGGGCGGTGGGAACGGAGCGGAGGGGCCCCGCGACGGCCGGTGA
- a CDS encoding GlsB/YeaQ/YmgE family stress response membrane protein — translation MGWLWAIVLGLVLGVLARGILPGRQNIPLWLTVICGMLGAVGGNALARAVGVETTSGIDWWRHAFQLAGAIVVVALVAPLWARMRGGTRHRERA, via the coding sequence ATGGGTTGGTTGTGGGCGATCGTCCTGGGCCTGGTCCTGGGCGTGCTTGCCCGGGGAATCCTCCCCGGGAGGCAGAACATCCCGCTCTGGCTGACCGTCATCTGCGGCATGCTCGGCGCGGTGGGCGGCAACGCCCTGGCCCGGGCCGTGGGCGTGGAGACGACCAGCGGCATCGACTGGTGGCGGCACGCCTTCCAGCTGGCCGGAGCCATCGTGGTCGTCGCCCTGGTGGCCCCGCTCTGGGCCAGGATGCGCGGCGGGACACGTCACCGCGAAAGGGCGTGA